From a single Pararge aegeria chromosome 16, ilParAegt1.1, whole genome shotgun sequence genomic region:
- the LOC120630341 gene encoding SRSF protein kinase 2 translates to MSSKSDVNRRVLAIQAKKKRHKLGKKKNREEDIGAGGQGNGLRNQNQNRLEPTHSSSNETIEEDEDEQYASDDEEQEDSADYCKGGYHPVKIGDLFLNRYHVTRKLGWGHFSTVWLCWDLVDKRFVALKVVKSAPHFTETALDEIKILKSVRDSDPADPKRNKTVQLLNDFKITGVNGTHVCMVFEVLGHHLLKLILKSNYRGIPRENVKTIIHQVLEGLDYLHTKCKIIHTDIKPENVLVCVDEAYIRKLAAEATELHSLGLRLPHSLISTAPKEFQEQVVTGKMSRNKKKKLKKKAKRQSMLLKKQMEQIEEIEEQKKVVNSDSAPMSQDNDDSPLTPEEESVIENTHSENEPSVNGCNDSEKADDEAFDTDAEAVQVRIKQYGCGDDTGTPMSEGEMTDTPPSFNSQIKDKILDKRPDPAFDVCEVEVKIADLGNACWVHRHFTEDIQTRQYRSLEVLLSAGYGTSADIWSTACMAFELATGDYLFEPHSGDGYSRDEDHLAHIIELLGDIPKRIAASGKYSKIFFNKKGELRNITGLKPWGLVSVLTEKYEWSQNDAEEFADFLKPMLDFDPNRRATAYECLQHPWLKLMKPELTESEE, encoded by the coding sequence ATGAGTTCTAAATCAGATGTAAACAGAAGAGTACTCGCCATTCAGGCGAAAAAGAAAAGGCATAAACTCGGAAAGAAGAAAAATCGCGAGGAAGATATCGGCGCTGGTGGACAAGGAAACGGGCTGCGCAATCAAAACCAGAACCGTCTTGAACCGACTCACAGTTCGTCCAACGAAACTATCGAAGAGGACGAGGATGAGCAATATGCCAGCGACGACGAGGAGCAAGAGGACAGCGCCGACTACTGCAAGGGTGGATACCATCCTGTCAAGATCGGAGACTTGTTCCTGAATCGCTACCACGTCACTAGGAAATTGGGTTGGGGGCATTTCTCCACGGTGTGGCTGTGCTGGGATCTCGTCGACAAGCGGTTTGTCGCATTAAAAGTAGTTAAGTCTGCCCCTCATTTCACAGAAACGGCCTTAGACGAAATTAAGATATTGAAGTCGGTCCGCGACAGCGATCCGGCCGATCCTAAGCGAAACAAAACTGTCCAATTACTAAACGATTTTAAAATCACGGGGGTGAATGGAACTCATGTGTGCATGGTTTTTGAAGTCCTAGGGCATCACCTGTTGAAACTTATACTAAAGTCTAATTACCGAGGCATTCCCCGTGAAAACGTTAAAACTATTATACACCAAGTGCTGGAAGGGCTAGATTACCTTCATactaaatgtaaaataattcataCAGATATAAAACCTGAAAATGTGTTAGTGTGTGTGGATGAAGCATATATTCGTAAGTTGGCAGCTGAAGCTACTGAGCTACATTCCTTGGGCCTCAGATTACCCCACTCCCTCATCAGCACAGCACCTAAGGAGTTTCAGGAACAAGTAGTTACTGGTAAAATGAGtagaaacaaaaagaaaaaattgaagaaaaaagCAAAACGCCAGTCTATGCTTCTTAAAAAACAAATGGAACAAATAGAAGAAATAGAGGAACAAAAAAAGGTTGTCAACAGTGATTCAGCACCTATGTCACAAGACAATGATGACTCACCGCTAACCCCTGAGGAGGAGAGCGTTATTGAAAATACTCACTCTGAAAATGAGCCAAGCGTAAATGGTTGTAATGATAGTGAAAAGGCAGATGATGAAGCTTTTGACACTGATGCAGAAGCTGTGCAGGTAAGAATTAAACAATATGGTTGTGGGGATGATACAGGTACTCCTATGTCAGAAGGGGAAATGACAGACACACCACCGTCATTCAATTCTCAGATCAAGGATAAGATTCTTGATAAGAGACCTGATCCTGCATTTGATGTGTGTGAAGTTGAAGTAAAAATTGCTGACTTGGGTAATGCCTGCTGGGTTCATCGACACTTTACTGAGGACATTCAAACTAGACAGTACCGCTCATTGGAAGTTTTGCTGAGTGCAGGCTATGGTACTTCAGCAGATATATGGAGTActgcatgtatggcttttgagcTGGCCACTGGAGATTATCTTTTTGAACCTCACTCAGGAGATGGCTATAGTCGGGATGAAGACCATCTTGCTCACATCATTGAGCTACTTGGAGACATTCCTAAAAGAATTGCTGCTTCTGGaaagtattcaaaaatatttttcaataaaaaaggtGAATTGAGAAATATCACTGGCCTAAAACCTTGGGGCTTAGTTTCCGTTCTCACTGAAAAGTATGAGTGGAGTCAAAATGATGCTGAGGAATTTGCTGATTTTTTGAAACCTATGTTAGATTTTGATCCAAATCGGCGAGCCACTGCATATGAGTGCCTTCAGCACCCTTGGTTGAAGCTAATGAAGCCAGAACTAACTGAGTCTGAGGAATAA
- the LOC120630642 gene encoding uncharacterized protein LOC120630642 — MPPNPILVKTETAKNALVAPSRIVSRPDKLEGGEETEIAAQIVVPQESCWGLIVGFYFDKLRSIALAIASCGSSVGVMAFYPLNSYLVGLAGWRTTILLHSGLIGLIYFIGMTFRPVLSFNVVKTTEDQTRTVTYLPNLSTAGLRLATSRTKTDNKTLEPTATERLFNAISNSNFPTAAALIEDTVVTSADQPGPSAAAVSKLTLTANVPQGGISPRQLKQVKSILSKTSVQDKSKPLPVEISVTVKKPKKKSCWGRLCHWEQHVPASRPMYRDDVFYEGKLEKLEAYQKSTMATATSKTGLEYQLAVSRAATAGDLREKRGVFTTAARRVLASMMDPKLFRKKSFICLCFAGCSINLGFLTPYIFIQNRNSEAGVDPEHCAFFVSVIAFANALGRLILGGIACKVDPIYVYIVSMLIAGTSTSMLKHLYGFSVAFYMAGIFIAAGGIILLPVKRMSEKENKIAELQNIQAHISKRKK, encoded by the exons ATGCCACCCAATCCAATTCTAGTAAAAACTGAGACAGCGAAAAATGCCTTAGTAGCACCTAGCAGAATTGTTTCTAGGCCTGATAAGCTCGAGGGTGGAGAGGAAACTGAAATTGCTGCTCAAATAGTGGTACCTCAAGAAAGCTGCTGGG GGTTAATCGTAGGATTTTATTTCGACAAGCTTCGATCTATCGCTTTAGCTATAGCCTCATGCGGTTCAAGTGTTGGCGTCATGGCATTCTATccattaaattcatatttggtTGGATTAGCTGGTTGGCGAACAACGATATTATTACACTCGGGACTCATCGGGTTAATTTACTTTATTGGTATGACTTTTCGACCAGTTTTGTCCTTTAACGTTGTTAAAACTACAGAAGATCAAACACGCACCGTTACTTACTTGCCAAATTTATCTACAGCTGGTCTACGGCTTGCAACGTCACGCACTAAAACTGATAACAAAACTTTAGAGCCTACTGCTACAGAACGCTTATTTAACgccatttcaaattcaaattttcctaCGGCAGCTGCGCTAATAGAAGATACTGTAGTGACATCAGCTGATCAGCCAGGTCCCTCGGCTGCAGCTGTATCCAAACTTACATTGACCGCAAATGTTCCACAAGGAGGTATTAGTCCGAGACAACTCAAGCAAGTTAAATCTATTTTGTCAAAAACGAGTGTACAGGACAAATCAAAGCCGCTGCCCGTTGAAATTTCAGTTACTGTAAAAAAACCTAAGAAGAAAAGCTGTTGGGGGCGCTTATGTCATTGGGAGCAACATGTGCCAGCATCTCGGCCAATGTATAGAGATGATGTATTTTATGAAGGAAAATTAGAAAAGCTGGAAGCATATCAAAAAAGTACGATGGCCACAGCTACTTCTAAAACTGGTTTAGAATATCAGTTAGCTGTATCTAGAGCAGCAACTGCTGGTGATTTACGTGAAAAGAGGGGAGTTTTCACTACAGCGGCAAGAAGAGTTCTGGCTTCAATGATGGACCCAAAACTATTTCGTAAGAAATCATTCATATGTTTATGTTTCGCGGGATGCTCTATAAATTTAGGATTTTTAACTCCTTACATTTTCATACAGAATAGAAATAGTGAAGCAGGAGTTGATCCGGAACACTGTGCATTTTTTGTGAGTGTAATAGCATTCGCAAACGCACTAGGTAGACTGATATTAGGAGGAATTGCTTGTAAGGTGGATCCGATTTACGTTTATATTGTATCAATGTTAATAGCGGGCACAA GCACAAGTATGCTTAAACATTTATATGGATTTTCAGTAGCATTTTATATGGCTGGAATATTTATAGCTGCTGGTGGAATTATTTTGTTACCTGTTAAACGAATGTctgaaaaggaaaataaaattgctGAATTGCAAAATATACAAGCACACATttcaaaaagaaagaaataa